The sequence below is a genomic window from Glycine max cultivar Williams 82 chromosome 20, Glycine_max_v4.0, whole genome shotgun sequence.
ATGTGAATGTGAAAGTAGGGGCcgcttcatatgaaattttgggcaaaaatttcTAGAGCGTTCACTATACTGGGATAGACGTGCATGGCATTTAACGCACGGGCTTTATAGAATACACCTATGAAAAGGTTGTGTGTGGATTGATGTTGGAGATAGAGTTCAAGACTTCGAGTCACTCTAGTAAAATCTGAATCTTACTCACTATGCAAAGGTTCAagttgtttgacacctttgtttATGCACAAGTGGTAGCCATATCAAGTACTGAAGCAAAATATCAAAGTTTAGCACAAGTAACAACAAAGATTTTATGGATTCAAACTATCTTGTATGAGTTAGGTGTTCCTTTTAAAACACTAGTGGTGTTTTGTGATAACCAAAGTGTTGTAGCGCACATTGGACTAATATCCTATGCTCCATACAAGGACATAACACATGGAAATTGATGTCTTTTTTGTCAGAGAAAGAGTTCTAACTAAGTAATTGATTATACATCGTATTCTTGGCCTTGATCAAAGGGTTGATGCTTTAACCAAACCCCTCTCTCCAACCAAGTTTTAGTTTCCAAAGGGAAAATTCAATGTGATTGATCCTTCTCCTAAGTCTCAACCACCCTGAGTTTGAAGGGGGTATTGGAGTATTGTAAAGGATATGTAGTTATTCAACTGTAGTCATAGGTAATTAGTTTACTTGAGTTAAGTTTGCTTAGTTAGTTAAAGTTAGTTAGTTGTCCTAACTAACTAGTCTATAAATATAGAGTTGCGAGCATTGAATCTCTAGGTTAGTGGAATTGATTTTCTCCCCTTGTTCATTTCTCTGTTATCTCTtctttaatacaaaaaattttatgatgacgaaattaatacttttcaaattttacatgGACCCCAAACATATTtgactgtaattttttttaatgtcctTGAGTATGGAAAAATTGTATTGAAAAGGAAATACCAACTTGTGTGGATTCAGTTCTCAATCAAGATTAGTCACTATTTCCTATGAGAATTATTTCGTACCAatatcatgttaaaaaaaattcttaagtcCCATCATTAGACTAGCTTTAGtgaataatttcttattaatcGACAAAGTAGgtatttatattgataatatatacttattaacctcattatatatatatatatatatcatcaatGTAAACAATTTATACTACCAATCAATAAAACTATTAttgtatataacttttaaagtattaatataaaaacattatttgtttaccacatataataatttatgattgaatgacaaaataaaaatattatactattcAATACATTCTAACTAGAGAAAAGAACATTATATACTTACCCTATCAACTAGTCACAAACTATTATGTgtaagtttattaacttttataaaattactttaaaagttaCATTATTGAATGactatataaaattgttttaaactaTTGGTTTATTGCCATGAAACTCTTTTAATTAAACTCTTAAACGggttattataaaatcaacaatttctttaactatatcataatttataattgattaaatatacaaaaaaagaattatgctattgatatattttacaaattcttttaaagaaaaagttagttgtattatgacttaattatacaattggtccattaattataattaaaagttcaaTTGAGTcccttaattattaaaaatttcaattaagtcccttaattattttaaacacttCAATTACctctttcaattatttaaaagttcaattaggtcatttaattatttaaaatactacAATTAGGTCCtttgtataataaaatatagaaattttgattggacTTTTAATAATTTAGGAATCCAATTAaataacttgattaaaaaattttataattgaggGACAtaattgaactttttaaaaataattaaaagattttattaacttttttaacaATTGAGAGAcctaattgaatatttttaaataattaaaaatgtgtttgaactttttaataattaatagatttaattaaacttttagttttaatataagAGATTAATTAAGCCTTTTCTAATTTGGTGGGctagaaaatgaaattagaaAATTCTTTTAGATGGTGTCACAAAAACAAGGCATGCCCACCATCTTTGAAACCTTGACTCGACGATATTCTTTACTTTCACTCGCaactgtttttcttttcctttctaacTGTCCTCACTTTTTGGTCTTGTATCCCTTTTTAGCTAATCCTTTGCAACATAAACAAGTTCCCCTTTCTTTGCTTCTTGTGGTGGGGTTTTTCTCTTTCCTTGATCCCTTGCTTTGTTATCCTTTTCTTCACTTTTTCTCTCACcaattttctctcttctcacaccttcttgttgttttgtaattttccattttattaaaaaaaaggcaaaattgaatttaatatttaaaaggttatttttttattctagaaTTTTTGTTTCACGCAACCACATGCATGTTCTCTTCATGCTTGTCTGATCTGGATTGGATCACTAGAATCTTTGCCATCTGCGCTTTTTGTTTGGTACATGAGGGGTAGTAGTGAGTGGTGTGGTGGggtttgtgttgtgttgtgtgagTAACACATGATATGAATCCCTGAACTCTTGGGCAATCATATTCATAGGACAAAGCAAACCACAGAATAAAAGAACAAGGTTAGTGTGTTAACTTAGTATCTTCCACACCCCCTTTTGAAATATGCTTGATCTGGGACCCCACAAGATGCTTTTCTTTGATTTCTAATTTTCTCTTGTGCTTTTGTAGTTCTGATTCCAAAtgggtattttttaatttctgatttTTATAGGGACCCTTTTGCTGTGTTCTAGAGGGGAATTGTGAACAAGGGCCTGTTTCATTTGTTGCATCCAACGTTGTGGTTTGGGTGCTGGTTGGTGGGTTGGATTGGGGCAAGTGGAGGGTGGAATACCCAATTGGGAAAAGTTTTGATCTTTGATGGTGGCATGTGTTTATGCAAGTGATTGATAGTGTGGGTTGGTGGTCTGTTGCCGTGTCCCTTGTGCTGTTGAGTTATGGCGGGAATTGATGCTACAAAGTATGGTCATAGTCCTGTGCACAAGGCCTTAGTTTTGAAGGATCATGGTGAACTCAGGAGGATACTTGCTGGCCTCCCACGGCTGCGTAGCACGGCCGAGATTCGCACTGAAGCGGTTTCGATTTTAGAGGAAGAGAAGGCTGATGCCATCGCTGCTGTGATTGACCGGCGTGATGTGCCTAACCGTGATACCCCTCTTCACTTGGCTGTGAAATTCGGGGATGAAGTGGCCACCGAGTTGCTTATGGTTGCTGGGGCAGATTGGAGTTTGCAGAATGAGCAAGGGTGGAGTGCTCTTCAGGAAGCTATTTGCAGTAGAGAAGAGGGTATTGCCAAGATAATAATTAAGCATTACCAGCCTCTGGCTTGGGCAAAATGGTGCAGACGGTTGCCTCGCTTGGTAGGGACCATGCGGAGGATGAGGGACTTCTACATGGAGATTACATTCCATTTTGAGAGTTCTGTGATTCCTTTCATCTCAAGGATCGCTCCTTCAGACACATACAAAATTTGGAAGAGGGGTGCAAATCTAAGGGCAGACATGACTTTGGCTGGTTTTGATGGTTTCAGAATTCAGAGATCAGATCAGAGCATTCTTTTCCTTGGTGATGGTTCGGAAGATGGGAAAGTCCCACCTGGGTCACTCTGCATGATCTCACACAAGGAAAAGGAGGTACTCAATGCTCTAGACGATGCTGGCTTTCCAGCAAATGATGAGGAGGTTCAGCAAGAAGTGGTTGCAATgtctaaaacaaatatatttaggCCCGGGATTGATGTTACACAGGCAGTTCTGTTGCCTCAGTTGACTTGGAGGCGACAGGAGAAAACAGAAATGGTAGGGCCTTGGAAAGCTAAGGTCTATGATATGCACAATGTAGTTGTGAGCATAAAATCTAGAGGAGTTCCTGGAGCCATGACAGATGATGAACTCTTTTCTTCTTGCAATGAAAATGAAACAGAGAGTGAAGAGCTCAATGATATTTTGACTGAGGATGAAAGAAGGCAATTGGAAGATGCACTAAGGTTGGATTCGACAGACTTGAACAATGAGAGTGATGAGGTGATCATTGGGCATCGTCATAGCTGTTATGAACATAGAGAAATTCCTATTGAAGAAGGAAATTATAACAAAAGTGGAGAAAATAAGCTGGAAAAGAAAGGATGGTTTGGTGGATGGAGGAAAAAGGATTCTAAACCTGAAGCTCCAAAGAAGATTGCTCCGCCAAGAAGTTCTCTCTGCATAGAAGAAAAGGTGAGTGATTTATTGGGGGATTCTCCTTCAAGAAATCAGAGTAAGCCAGGAAGACATTCTGTTGAGATAGCTGTGAAGGGTGATGAGTCACGGAGGAGAAAAGATGCCAAAGCTTCTTCTGCAAATTCTGATAGCAGAAGTCGTCACAAGGATGGAAATCGTGAAAATGAATATAAGAAAGGGTTGAGACCTATTCTTTGGCTTTCCCCAAACTTTCCACTAAAAACTGAAGAACTCTTGCCATTGCTTGACATTGTTGCAAACAAAGTTAAAGCAATTCGACGTTTAAGAGAACTCCTTACAACGAAACTTCCAATGGGAACTTTTCCTGTTAAGGTCTGTGCTCATCATCTTTAATTTAAGACCTATTACTAGAGATATGAATATTCTGGGCATATGTGAAATTCTTAATTTGcttccattttattttcttctgcaTCACTCACTAGGAAGAATTTTACACTTGCTTCTTTACTCTACTTATGCTGCTGTGTGCTGCACATCATGTGTTGGTCTATGGATGTGAACATGTTAGGAAAAGGGAATGAAGGGAGGAAATTGAGGGATAAATGATTAAGGGAGAAAAATCGGAGTAGCAGTGAAAGGATTGGCAGAATAGGAGTCAGCAATAGATCCAAGCTAGAAATAAATCACGTCGATATTCACTATATAGCTATGTTTAAAGGGAAACCTAACATGATAACTTGATAACCAAATCataaatgaatcaaaatcaaaacctaATTTcctaaatagcactagtttatcaAAAAAATTCACTACATCATGAAAGTATTAGATAGTGATTCTTTGTGCACTGATAGGCATTGATGATGATGTCTGCCTCTATGGTAGCTTAAATGTCActgttcattattattattattattattattattattattattattataaagtataaaaaatgtttgTGCTAGCTAATTAGATATCAATTGTTTTTCTGACAATTAGTAATGATTTacacttaacttttttttatccgttACACTTTTGACTTTACAGTTGAATTTCCCAGCAGTGAGCTTGAATGTTATTGTATCTTGATTAGTTGACTGCATTGTGATACTATTTTTCTTGGGAATTAGGATTAGTTTGGAACACAAACAAACTACAGCACTTTACTATTCATGGTGGTATGCTTACAACTACTTTCTCAgcatttctttttttcctttccctttttttcgGGTACAAAGGAAATCATGTTTTACTTGATTCCAGACTTTCCACTGTCcacattgtttttgtttttgatctgtcaatgttagttgttagtttttgttaaaatgttaGAGGGGAGATTCGAACCCACAATCTCTCCCCTGTTCTCCCTTCAACCCTTAAACCCACCTTCCCAACCATCACGCCAACCTTACAACTCCGCACTGTCCACATCTATTTGGTTGTAGATTTATGGGATGTCTGTCTGATCTGCAGAGAGATCAAGCTTCATCATATAGATACTTTGCTGAGTTAATCTTATGTCTTGctgtttttattttgctttgatGCCTTATCTTCTATCCATGTGGCTTAAAATGATAATTGGTTGGTTATGAAGCCAACATTCAATGTAACTCATGATGCACCCTGGCATGGACACATTGTTTAAGACCACTGATTTCTTTATGTTTGGGTGGTGGTACTAATGTGTAATATCTGCTTTTGGGAGGGTTTTTTAGGTTGTTGATATTTCTTTCTTAGAGGTTTTTCCTTGCCTTTATCATCTTATCACTCTGCATAATTTACCCTTCTAGTTTTACTAGATTCTACTTAGTTTTCTACCAATCAAGACAGAACAACTT
It includes:
- the LOC100806664 gene encoding ankyrin repeat domain-containing protein 13C, which produces MAGIDATKYGHSPVHKALVLKDHGELRRILAGLPRLRSTAEIRTEAVSILEEEKADAIAAVIDRRDVPNRDTPLHLAVKFGDEVATELLMVAGADWSLQNEQGWSALQEAICSREEGIAKIIIKHYQPLAWAKWCRRLPRLVGTMRRMRDFYMEITFHFESSVIPFISRIAPSDTYKIWKRGANLRADMTLAGFDGFRIQRSDQSILFLGDGSEDGKVPPGSLCMISHKEKEVLNALDDAGFPANDEEVQQEVVAMSKTNIFRPGIDVTQAVLLPQLTWRRQEKTEMVGPWKAKVYDMHNVVVSIKSRGVPGAMTDDELFSSCNENETESEELNDILTEDERRQLEDALRLDSTDLNNESDEVIIGHRHSCYEHREIPIEEGNYNKSGENKLEKKGWFGGWRKKDSKPEAPKKIAPPRSSLCIEEKVSDLLGDSPSRNQSKPGRHSVEIAVKGDESRRRKDAKASSANSDSRSRHKDGNRENEYKKGLRPILWLSPNFPLKTEELLPLLDIVANKVKAIRRLRELLTTKLPMGTFPVKVAIPVVPTIRVLVTFTKFEELEPVDEFATPPSSPSAAEQESPAVPHFSASSWFQWIKAPYRSSTSAPGSSSRIENIEDPFAIPSDYTWVTAEAKKKKMQEKNKSKKGKSHN